One Mycolicibacterium goodii genomic region harbors:
- a CDS encoding D-sedoheptulose-7-phosphate isomerase, with amino-acid sequence MTTNGPDSTGFLYPFIESEETDVRVLLDDLAASARSKAAESARLQQDSLREYEAALHAAGTAMAQRFLRGGRLYTLGNGGSSTDAATLASLFSRPARGRPVAAWSLAADEAVVTALGNDVGFELIFKRQIIAHARDRDMAVALSTSGNSEDLMTAIGEAKRRGLLTIGFAGHDGGRMAMSEDLDFCFTVHSQSIHRIQESHAMLGYRLWGVAQEYMSQHRMAAS; translated from the coding sequence ATGACCACCAACGGCCCGGACAGCACGGGCTTTTTGTACCCGTTCATCGAGTCCGAAGAGACCGACGTCCGGGTACTGCTCGACGATCTCGCCGCCTCGGCGCGCAGCAAGGCCGCCGAAAGTGCACGCCTGCAACAGGACTCACTGCGCGAGTACGAGGCGGCGTTGCACGCGGCGGGCACCGCGATGGCGCAGCGGTTCCTGCGCGGCGGCCGGTTGTACACCCTGGGCAACGGCGGCAGTTCGACCGATGCCGCGACGCTCGCGTCGTTGTTCAGCAGGCCTGCACGGGGACGGCCCGTCGCGGCCTGGTCCCTGGCCGCCGACGAAGCCGTGGTGACCGCACTGGGTAACGACGTGGGCTTCGAGCTGATCTTCAAGCGGCAGATCATCGCCCACGCCCGCGACCGTGACATGGCCGTCGCGCTGTCGACCTCGGGCAACTCCGAGGACCTGATGACCGCGATCGGCGAAGCAAAACGCCGCGGCCTGCTGACGATCGGGTTCGCCGGACACGACGGCGGACGCATGGCGATGTCCGAGGACCTGGATTTCTGCTTCACGGTGCACAGCCAGAGCATTCACCGCATCCAGGAGTCACACGCCATGCTCGGCTACCGGTTATGGGGCGTCGCACAGGAGTACATGTCGCAGCACCGGATGGCCGCATCATGA
- a CDS encoding DUF6893 family small protein: protein MEVIGWAAVAVVAVVVIAGVAIGVRSIPDAQRYLKMRRM from the coding sequence ATGGAAGTCATCGGTTGGGCCGCGGTCGCCGTGGTAGCGGTCGTCGTGATCGCCGGGGTAGCCATCGGTGTGCGGTCGATACCAGATGCACAGCGATATCTGAAGATGCGACGCATGTAG
- the hypE gene encoding hydrogenase expression/formation protein HypE, which translates to MRTAQHEDQVLERIDRFRQRRPRLLDDVVTLAHGAGGKSSAALVDAVFLEAFRNPELEQLGDAAVVRTPSGDMLAFSTDSYVVAPHRFPGGSIGHVAVHGTINDLAVSGARPQWLSAGFVIEEGFPIAELREIVADMSEAATRAGVRIVTGDTKVVGKGAADGLYICTAGVGVVPAGRRLSRADVRPGDQVVLSGTIGEHGMAVMLARGDLAIDADIESDTAPVHDLVEILLAAAPSTRWMRDATRGGVGTVCNELAKDAPFAVILDEDRLPITPQVLGACDMLGIDPLYVANEGKFVAVVPHAEADAAVTVLRTHPQGADAAIVGEITPEPPGIVALRTSFGGSRIVDMLVGDPLPRIC; encoded by the coding sequence ATGAGAACCGCTCAGCATGAGGATCAGGTGCTCGAACGCATCGACCGGTTCCGGCAGCGGCGGCCACGGCTGCTCGATGATGTGGTGACCCTGGCGCACGGTGCAGGCGGCAAATCGTCTGCCGCACTGGTCGATGCGGTGTTCCTGGAGGCGTTCCGCAACCCCGAGCTGGAGCAACTCGGTGACGCTGCGGTCGTACGGACCCCGTCGGGCGATATGCTCGCCTTCTCCACCGATTCGTATGTCGTTGCGCCTCATCGGTTCCCGGGCGGCTCGATCGGACACGTGGCGGTGCACGGGACCATCAACGATCTCGCGGTGTCCGGTGCACGGCCGCAGTGGCTGTCGGCGGGGTTCGTGATCGAGGAAGGTTTCCCGATCGCGGAACTGCGCGAGATCGTCGCCGACATGAGCGAAGCCGCCACGCGGGCAGGAGTGCGCATCGTCACCGGCGACACCAAGGTGGTCGGTAAAGGCGCGGCTGACGGCCTCTACATCTGCACGGCGGGGGTCGGCGTGGTGCCCGCGGGCCGCCGGCTGTCGCGTGCCGACGTGCGTCCCGGCGATCAGGTGGTGTTGTCCGGAACGATCGGCGAGCACGGCATGGCCGTCATGCTGGCCCGCGGCGACCTCGCGATCGATGCCGACATCGAATCCGACACTGCCCCGGTACACGACCTGGTCGAGATCCTGCTCGCCGCCGCGCCGTCCACCCGGTGGATGCGCGACGCCACGCGCGGCGGCGTCGGCACCGTGTGCAACGAACTCGCCAAAGACGCGCCGTTCGCGGTGATCCTCGACGAGGACCGGCTTCCCATCACACCGCAGGTGCTCGGTGCGTGCGACATGCTGGGCATCGACCCGCTCTACGTCGCCAACGAGGGCAAATTCGTGGCCGTCGTCCCGCACGCCGAGGCCGATGCCGCCGTCACGGTGCTGCGCACGCATCCGCAGGGCGCCGACGCGGCGATCGTCGGCGAGATCACGCCGGAACCGCCCGGCATCGTCGCGTTGCGAACGTCGTTCGGAGGCAGCCGGATCGTCGACATGCTCGTCGGTGATCCGCTGCCCCGAATCTGCTGA
- a CDS encoding hydrogenase assembly protein HupF gives MTTIPAPTFVGGDLSADLAAAALDVARRFHDGATLWVMAPQWEPHAHHVAVEFVHPVIVGKRALPSVALVESDPVAQARVASQPGDLLLAVAAADDTAVVDAMRRAPAWGVTTLWIGSGARPPAGAAHHILWVDSDDPMVPATGRFVLMYHLLWELTHVCFEHPGLLKNPADDGQTCITCSDEARLAEVVLPPAGSSGQALVRTARGEEWVDTAMLAALEVNDLVLVHGGVAITSVATSETDEVNR, from the coding sequence ATGACCACCATCCCGGCACCGACCTTCGTCGGCGGCGACCTGTCGGCCGATCTGGCGGCCGCAGCGTTGGATGTCGCCCGCCGATTCCACGACGGCGCGACGCTGTGGGTCATGGCGCCGCAGTGGGAGCCACACGCACACCATGTCGCGGTGGAATTCGTGCACCCCGTGATCGTGGGCAAACGGGCGCTTCCGTCGGTGGCGCTGGTCGAATCCGATCCGGTCGCGCAGGCGCGTGTCGCGAGCCAACCCGGCGATCTGCTGTTGGCCGTTGCGGCGGCCGACGACACGGCCGTGGTCGACGCCATGCGCCGCGCCCCCGCCTGGGGCGTCACCACATTGTGGATCGGGTCCGGGGCCCGGCCGCCCGCCGGTGCCGCACACCACATCCTGTGGGTGGACTCCGACGATCCGATGGTGCCTGCCACCGGTCGGTTCGTGTTGATGTACCACCTGCTGTGGGAACTCACGCATGTCTGTTTCGAGCATCCCGGGTTGCTGAAGAACCCGGCGGACGACGGGCAGACCTGCATCACGTGCAGTGACGAGGCACGCCTCGCCGAAGTGGTTCTGCCGCCGGCGGGTTCGAGCGGTCAGGCCCTGGTCCGCACCGCCCGCGGTGAGGAATGGGTCGACACCGCGATGCTGGCAGCCCTGGAAGTCAACGATCTGGTGCTCGTGCACGGCGGCGTGGCCATCACCTCGGTGGCCACCTCTGAAACTGATGAGGTGAACCGATGA
- a CDS encoding HypC/HybG/HupF family hydrogenase formation chaperone → MCLGIPGRVVRMLEGYGDQLALVDVEGEHRKVNIGMLPDETFTAGDWVIIHMGFVVEKTDAAGARAALQGLELMGRGRDVPEQHFGDLP, encoded by the coding sequence ATGTGCCTGGGAATTCCCGGCCGGGTGGTGCGGATGCTCGAAGGCTACGGTGATCAACTGGCACTGGTCGACGTCGAGGGCGAGCACCGCAAGGTCAACATCGGCATGTTGCCGGACGAGACGTTCACCGCGGGTGACTGGGTCATCATCCACATGGGTTTCGTCGTGGAGAAGACCGACGCGGCGGGTGCAAGGGCGGCGCTGCAGGGCCTCGAATTGATGGGGCGCGGACGCGATGTGCCCGAGCAACACTTCGGGGACCTGCCGTGA
- a CDS encoding nickel-dependent hydrogenase large subunit — protein MTTTAPKPSHVKREPGQLVEMAWDPITRIVGSLGIYTKIDFDNREVVECHSTSSIFRGYSIFMKGKDPRDAHFITSRICGICGDNHATCSCYTQNMAYGVQPPHVAEWIVNLGEAAEYMFDHNIFQENLVGVDFCEKMVAETNPSVLAKAENTEAPHAGMHGYRTVADIMRALNPFTGEFYREALQVSRWTREMFCLMEGRHVHPSTLYPGGVGTVATVQLMTDYMTRLMRYVEFMKKVVPMHDDLFDFFYEALPGYEQVGLRRTLLGCWGSFQDPEHCNFSYRDMEAWGRKMFVTPGVVVDGKLVTTSLVDINLGIRILLGHSYYDDWTDQEMFVKTDPLGNPVDRRHPWNQHTNPKPQKRDFDENYSWVMSPRWFDGTDHLALDTGGGPLARLWSTALAGLVDIGYVKATGGSVQINLPKTALKGPVELEWKIPAKGSNTIERNRARSYFQAYAAACALHFAEKALTEIRAGRTKTWERFEVPDEGIGCGFTEAVRGVLSHHMVIRDGKIANYHPYPPTPWNANPRDAYGTPGPYEDAVQGQPIFEENDREHFKGIDIMRTVRSFDPCLPCGVHMYLGGGKTLDLLHSPTQSATGE, from the coding sequence ATGACAACCACCGCCCCCAAGCCGTCACACGTGAAACGCGAACCGGGCCAACTGGTGGAGATGGCGTGGGACCCGATCACCCGAATCGTCGGCAGCCTCGGCATATACACCAAGATCGACTTCGACAACCGCGAGGTCGTCGAGTGCCACAGCACGTCGTCGATCTTCCGCGGCTACTCGATCTTCATGAAGGGCAAGGATCCCCGCGACGCACACTTCATCACCAGCCGCATCTGCGGCATCTGCGGCGACAACCACGCCACCTGCTCCTGCTACACCCAGAACATGGCGTACGGGGTGCAGCCACCCCACGTCGCAGAGTGGATCGTCAATCTCGGCGAAGCGGCTGAGTACATGTTCGACCACAACATCTTCCAGGAGAACCTGGTCGGGGTGGACTTCTGCGAGAAGATGGTCGCGGAGACCAATCCGAGCGTCCTGGCCAAGGCCGAGAACACCGAAGCACCGCATGCAGGTATGCACGGTTACCGGACCGTGGCCGACATCATGCGTGCGCTCAATCCGTTCACCGGCGAGTTCTACCGCGAGGCGCTGCAGGTCAGCAGGTGGACCCGAGAGATGTTCTGTCTCATGGAAGGTCGGCACGTCCACCCGTCCACACTGTATCCCGGTGGGGTCGGCACCGTGGCGACGGTCCAGTTGATGACCGACTACATGACGCGACTGATGCGCTACGTCGAGTTCATGAAGAAGGTCGTCCCGATGCACGACGACCTCTTCGACTTCTTCTACGAGGCGTTGCCCGGGTACGAGCAGGTGGGCCTGCGCCGCACCCTGCTGGGTTGCTGGGGTTCGTTCCAAGATCCCGAACATTGCAACTTCAGCTATCGGGACATGGAGGCCTGGGGCCGCAAGATGTTCGTCACCCCCGGCGTCGTCGTCGACGGCAAGCTGGTCACCACATCGCTGGTGGACATCAATCTGGGGATCCGGATCCTGCTGGGCCACAGCTATTACGACGACTGGACCGACCAGGAGATGTTCGTCAAGACCGATCCGCTGGGCAATCCGGTCGACCGCAGGCACCCGTGGAATCAGCACACCAATCCCAAACCGCAGAAACGCGACTTCGACGAGAACTACAGCTGGGTGATGTCCCCGCGCTGGTTCGACGGCACGGATCATCTCGCCCTCGACACCGGTGGCGGCCCGTTGGCCCGGCTGTGGTCGACCGCGCTGGCCGGCCTCGTCGACATCGGCTACGTCAAGGCAACCGGCGGCAGCGTGCAGATCAACCTGCCCAAGACCGCGTTGAAGGGGCCGGTGGAGCTCGAGTGGAAGATTCCGGCCAAGGGCAGCAACACCATCGAACGCAACCGGGCGCGCTCCTACTTCCAGGCCTACGCGGCGGCGTGCGCACTGCATTTCGCCGAGAAGGCGCTGACCGAGATCCGCGCGGGACGCACCAAGACCTGGGAGCGCTTCGAGGTTCCCGACGAGGGCATCGGATGCGGTTTCACCGAGGCGGTCCGCGGCGTGCTGAGCCACCACATGGTCATCCGCGACGGCAAGATCGCGAACTACCACCCGTATCCGCCGACACCGTGGAATGCCAACCCCCGCGACGCCTACGGCACGCCTGGCCCGTACGAGGATGCGGTCCAGGGGCAACCCATATTCGAAGAGAACGACCGTGAGCACTTCAAGGGCATCGACATCATGCGCACGGTGCGCAGCTTCGATCCATGTCTGCCGTGCGGCGTGCACATGTACCTCGGGGGCGGAAAGACCTTGGATCTGTTGCACTCACCGACACAGTCCGCGACCGGGGAATGA
- a CDS encoding HypC/HybG/HupF family hydrogenase formation chaperone, with protein sequence MCLGIPGQVVDIVDTEAHLAKVDVNGVRRVISVRLLAGDAGHDNLQIGDWVLVHVGFAMAKIDEHEAQLTLDQVQKMGTDYANEIDAFTSSEIA encoded by the coding sequence ATGTGTCTCGGCATCCCCGGCCAGGTGGTCGACATCGTCGACACCGAGGCCCATCTCGCCAAGGTCGACGTCAACGGGGTACGCCGCGTGATCAGCGTGCGCCTGCTCGCGGGCGACGCTGGACACGACAATCTGCAGATCGGTGACTGGGTGCTGGTGCACGTCGGCTTCGCGATGGCCAAGATCGACGAGCACGAAGCCCAGCTCACGCTCGATCAGGTGCAGAAAATGGGCACCGACTACGCCAACGAGATCGACGCGTTCACATCGTCGGAAATCGCCTGA
- a CDS encoding DUF5947 family protein yields MTGPQDVLARIRSNRAALAGTGAQPDERCEMCTEPISEHHQHLVNIEGRQLLCVCRACYLLFTDSRAELRYRAVPDRYLTFPDFALGRREWEALQIPVGVAFFLRNSALGRVAAFYPGPAGATESELDLDAWEAIAAADPRIDLLAEDTEALMVRVGDDETRPPVCHLVPIDTCYEFVGRLRLLWRGFDGGGDVRRYIAEFFDSLQERATEVPL; encoded by the coding sequence GTGACCGGCCCGCAGGATGTGCTGGCCCGGATCCGCTCGAACCGGGCCGCCCTCGCGGGTACCGGTGCGCAGCCCGACGAGCGCTGTGAGATGTGCACCGAACCGATCTCCGAACACCACCAGCACCTGGTGAACATCGAAGGCAGGCAACTGTTGTGCGTGTGCCGCGCCTGTTATCTGCTGTTCACCGACAGCCGCGCCGAACTGCGCTACCGTGCCGTGCCGGATCGCTACCTGACGTTCCCCGACTTCGCCCTCGGCAGGCGTGAATGGGAGGCGTTGCAGATCCCGGTCGGCGTGGCATTCTTCCTGCGCAACTCGGCCCTCGGCCGTGTGGCGGCGTTCTACCCGGGTCCGGCCGGGGCGACCGAATCCGAACTCGATCTCGACGCGTGGGAGGCCATCGCGGCCGCGGATCCGCGGATCGATCTGCTCGCCGAGGACACCGAGGCGTTGATGGTCCGGGTGGGTGACGACGAGACGCGGCCGCCGGTGTGTCATCTGGTGCCCATCGACACCTGTTACGAGTTTGTCGGACGGTTGCGACTGCTGTGGCGCGGATTCGACGGCGGTGGGGATGTCCGCAGGTACATCGCGGAGTTCTTCGATTCGCTGCAGGAGCGGGCCACGGAGGTGCCGCTGTGA
- a CDS encoding DUF6084 family protein translates to MTSLGADIPLAVTFAVLDIAPEPFAVTPILTARLGVTATGDEPVHAIAVRCQVRIDPLRRGYTDEEAAGLLDLFGPRDRWSTTQHTFLWQHCTAMVPGFTGATQIDLPLNCTYDFEVAASKYLHALRGGSVPLQFLFSGTVFSRGPHGFAVGQIPWDREDHVDMPVAVWRLLMERHFPHTGWLRLDRDTLDRLATYKTRRGLLSFDEAVTTLLAQEAIP, encoded by the coding sequence GTGACGAGCCTTGGCGCCGACATCCCACTCGCCGTGACCTTCGCGGTGCTCGACATCGCGCCGGAGCCCTTTGCGGTGACCCCGATCCTGACGGCCAGACTCGGTGTGACCGCCACGGGTGACGAGCCTGTGCACGCGATCGCGGTGCGCTGTCAGGTTCGTATCGACCCGCTGCGCCGCGGCTACACCGACGAGGAGGCCGCCGGGCTGCTCGACCTGTTCGGGCCGCGTGACCGTTGGAGCACCACCCAGCACACGTTTCTGTGGCAGCACTGCACGGCCATGGTCCCCGGTTTCACCGGCGCCACGCAGATCGACCTCCCACTGAACTGCACCTACGACTTCGAGGTCGCGGCGTCGAAATATCTGCACGCCCTTCGTGGCGGCAGTGTGCCGCTGCAGTTCCTCTTCAGCGGGACGGTCTTCAGCCGCGGGCCGCACGGGTTCGCGGTCGGGCAGATTCCATGGGACCGTGAGGACCACGTCGACATGCCGGTCGCGGTGTGGCGGCTCCTGATGGAGCGGCACTTCCCCCACACGGGATGGCTACGGCTGGACCGCGACACCCTCGACCGACTCGCCACCTACAAGACGCGGCGCGGACTGCTGTCGTTCGACGAGGCGGTCACCACCCTGCTGGCGCAGGAGGCCATCCCATGA
- a CDS encoding hydrogenase maturation protease, translating to MLVAGIGNIFLGDDGFGPEVIHRVPPRLAAPGIRLCDYGIRGLHLAYDLLDGWDRLVLVDALPCRDRPGTLHVFEADGDTLAATPGLDAHAMDPAAVFATLGALGGTMPSTIVVGCEVGRVAEGIGLSDAVAAAIPAAVRAVTAAVGTAGAGVRTPAREA from the coding sequence GTGCTGGTGGCCGGCATCGGCAACATCTTCCTCGGCGACGACGGATTCGGCCCCGAGGTGATCCATCGCGTGCCGCCACGCTTGGCCGCGCCGGGTATCCGGCTGTGCGACTACGGGATTCGGGGCCTCCATCTGGCCTACGACCTGCTCGACGGATGGGACCGCCTCGTGTTGGTCGACGCGTTGCCCTGCCGCGACCGACCCGGCACGCTGCACGTCTTCGAAGCCGATGGGGACACCTTGGCGGCAACGCCGGGTCTCGACGCCCACGCCATGGATCCGGCCGCGGTGTTCGCGACGCTGGGCGCACTCGGCGGCACCATGCCGTCAACGATCGTTGTCGGCTGCGAAGTCGGCCGTGTCGCCGAAGGTATCGGGTTGAGCGACGCTGTCGCGGCCGCGATCCCCGCCGCCGTCCGGGCCGTGACAGCGGCTGTCGGCACCGCAGGGGCAGGCGTGCGCACCCCGGCGAGGGAGGCCTGA
- the hypF gene encoding carbamoyltransferase HypF, translating into MTGRRRLRVDVHGVVQGVGFRPFVYTTAAAMGLTGQVRNDSSGAIIEVEGDDADLERFVQRLRVAPPPLAVIESIDVRPVAVTGGTGFHIAGTSHGGGGRTLASPDVAMCAECAAEQRDPTDRRYRHAFINCTNCGPRFTIISSLPYDRGATTMARFAMCAECAREYGDPVDRRFHAQPVCCPDCGPTLRFHTGGAGRERGEAALQSARKLLSAGGILAVKGIGGYHLACDATNRSAVAELRRRKRRGDKPFAVMAPDLAAARTIAEVDDVSARVLCGPQRPIVLMPRRAARTGAGVVAGVAPHNPDLGVLIAYSPLHTLLFGLPGDPPAPHVLVMTSANRSGEPICFDDDDALERLTPLTDGWLTHDREILVPCDDSVVRVVDGDEMAVRRSRGYAPLPVALPVPVAPTLAVGADLKNTLAVADHKYAWLSGYIGDMDSLATLAAFERAAGHLQKLTGTTPHTIVADAHPGYRSTAWAYRNAGDRPVRTVQHHHAHIASVMAEHGMEGSQRVLGFAFDGTGFGPDGAVWGGEVLLADYKGFERVAHLRYVPLAGGDLSVHRPYRMSLSHLWAAGLPWEADLPPVRACPDDERRALSAQLATGTACVPTSSMGRLFDAVSALVGVRQTVDYEAQAAIELEGSARGFPGPADAHTGGSAYCFAPDTDGETTVFDPRPVLAAVIADLRAGAAPAVISARFHLAVAALITDFAVAERTAGQPVVLAGGVFQNALLLELTLGRLRTHGIRALSARRVPPNDGGIALGQLLVGNAG; encoded by the coding sequence GTGACCGGGCGGCGGCGACTGCGGGTCGACGTGCACGGGGTCGTCCAAGGTGTAGGGTTCCGGCCATTCGTCTACACCACCGCAGCGGCCATGGGTCTGACCGGTCAGGTGCGCAACGACAGTTCCGGCGCGATCATCGAGGTCGAAGGTGACGACGCCGATCTCGAACGGTTCGTGCAAAGGCTGCGGGTCGCTCCTCCCCCGCTGGCGGTGATCGAGTCCATCGACGTGCGGCCCGTCGCGGTGACGGGTGGCACGGGTTTCCACATCGCCGGCACGTCGCACGGCGGTGGCGGCCGCACCCTGGCCTCACCGGACGTCGCGATGTGCGCGGAATGCGCAGCCGAACAACGCGATCCGACCGATCGCCGGTACCGGCACGCGTTCATCAACTGCACCAACTGCGGGCCGCGGTTCACGATCATCTCAAGCCTGCCCTACGACCGCGGTGCCACCACCATGGCCCGCTTCGCCATGTGCGCCGAGTGCGCGCGCGAGTACGGCGATCCCGTCGACCGGAGGTTCCACGCACAACCGGTGTGCTGTCCCGACTGTGGTCCCACGCTGCGGTTCCACACCGGCGGTGCGGGTCGCGAGCGCGGCGAGGCAGCGCTGCAGAGCGCACGAAAACTGTTGTCGGCAGGCGGCATTCTCGCTGTCAAGGGGATCGGTGGGTACCACCTCGCGTGCGATGCCACCAACCGCTCGGCAGTTGCAGAGCTGCGGCGGCGCAAGCGCCGTGGCGACAAACCGTTCGCCGTGATGGCACCGGACCTGGCGGCGGCGCGGACCATCGCCGAGGTCGACGATGTCTCCGCGCGGGTGCTGTGCGGACCGCAACGCCCGATCGTGCTCATGCCCCGGCGGGCCGCGCGCACCGGCGCGGGGGTGGTTGCCGGGGTTGCCCCGCACAACCCCGATCTGGGAGTGCTGATCGCCTACAGTCCGCTGCACACCCTGCTGTTCGGACTTCCCGGTGATCCCCCGGCACCGCACGTGCTCGTGATGACCTCGGCGAACCGCAGCGGCGAACCGATCTGCTTCGACGACGACGATGCGCTGGAACGTCTCACGCCGCTCACCGACGGATGGTTGACACATGACCGCGAAATCCTGGTCCCGTGCGACGATTCGGTGGTCCGTGTCGTCGACGGTGACGAAATGGCCGTCCGCAGATCCCGCGGGTACGCTCCGCTGCCTGTGGCCCTTCCGGTTCCGGTCGCCCCGACACTGGCGGTGGGCGCCGACCTCAAGAACACTCTGGCCGTTGCCGATCACAAGTACGCCTGGCTCAGCGGATACATCGGCGACATGGACAGTCTCGCCACCCTGGCGGCTTTCGAACGCGCGGCCGGCCACCTGCAGAAGCTCACCGGCACCACACCGCACACGATCGTCGCCGACGCGCACCCGGGATACCGGTCGACCGCGTGGGCCTACCGCAACGCCGGTGACCGGCCCGTGCGCACCGTGCAGCACCACCACGCGCACATCGCCTCGGTCATGGCCGAGCACGGTATGGAAGGCTCGCAGCGCGTGCTCGGATTCGCCTTCGACGGAACCGGTTTCGGCCCCGACGGCGCGGTGTGGGGCGGTGAAGTTCTGCTCGCCGACTACAAGGGATTCGAGCGGGTCGCCCACCTCCGCTACGTGCCGCTGGCCGGTGGAGACCTCAGCGTCCACCGGCCCTACCGGATGTCCCTGTCGCACCTGTGGGCGGCCGGATTGCCCTGGGAGGCCGACCTGCCGCCGGTACGGGCCTGCCCGGACGACGAACGCCGGGCACTTTCCGCTCAGCTAGCCACCGGGACCGCCTGTGTGCCGACGTCGAGCATGGGCCGTCTGTTCGACGCGGTGTCGGCGCTGGTCGGCGTGCGACAGACGGTCGACTACGAGGCCCAGGCCGCCATCGAACTGGAGGGTTCGGCGCGCGGGTTCCCGGGGCCCGCGGACGCACACACCGGCGGATCCGCCTATTGCTTCGCACCGGACACCGATGGGGAGACGACGGTGTTCGATCCCCGGCCGGTACTCGCTGCGGTCATCGCCGATCTGCGCGCGGGGGCCGCACCCGCGGTCATCAGCGCGCGGTTCCACCTGGCCGTGGCCGCGTTGATCACCGACTTCGCGGTAGCGGAGCGAACCGCGGGGCAGCCGGTCGTGCTGGCGGGCGGCGTGTTCCAGAATGCGCTGCTGCTGGAGCTGACGCTGGGCCGCCTGCGGACACACGGCATTCGTGCCCTGTCTGCGCGCCGGGTACCGCCGAACGACGGTGGCATCGCACTGGGCCAACTGCTGGTGGGAAACGCGGGGTGA
- a CDS encoding NifU family protein, which produces MPPAVMPHPTDGSDDDARWRTAGERIESLIDASAAAGPVARNRAEQLVREVTDLYGAALERMLHTALTADPGLAERFAADDLIASLLLVHGLHPYPVERRIADALDGVRPYLGSHGGDVEFLGVDSRVDGTVARLRFSGNCKGCPSSAATLELAIEDAVLAAAPEISSIEVVTATAESTAGPTVAVIPAQSLLARVHANGQRHAEWHPAPALDELASGQVGGFRVADTCVVACRIGDEFFAYHDRCAACGHTFAGAALADATLRCPNCGTGFDVVRAGMSVNSADLQLDPVPVLVRDGAPAVALRGPAQAVAAEAVS; this is translated from the coding sequence ATGCCGCCCGCCGTAATGCCACATCCCACTGATGGTTCCGACGATGATGCGCGGTGGCGCACTGCGGGTGAACGGATCGAAAGCCTCATCGACGCCAGTGCAGCGGCCGGGCCCGTCGCGCGCAATCGGGCCGAGCAGTTGGTACGTGAGGTCACCGACCTCTACGGCGCCGCGCTGGAGCGGATGCTGCACACCGCGCTCACCGCCGATCCGGGTCTGGCCGAGCGCTTCGCGGCCGACGACCTCATCGCGAGCCTGCTCCTGGTGCACGGTCTGCACCCCTATCCGGTGGAACGGCGCATCGCGGACGCTCTCGACGGCGTGCGACCGTATCTCGGGTCGCACGGCGGTGATGTCGAGTTCCTCGGTGTGGACTCCCGTGTGGACGGCACCGTGGCCCGGTTGCGATTCAGCGGGAACTGCAAGGGCTGCCCCTCATCGGCCGCGACGCTTGAACTCGCGATCGAGGACGCGGTCCTGGCTGCCGCCCCGGAGATCTCGTCGATCGAGGTGGTGACCGCCACGGCTGAGTCGACGGCAGGCCCCACCGTAGCCGTCATACCGGCACAGTCACTGCTGGCCCGGGTCCATGCGAACGGTCAGCGCCATGCCGAGTGGCATCCGGCACCCGCGCTGGATGAGCTGGCTTCCGGGCAGGTCGGTGGGTTCCGCGTGGCCGATACCTGCGTGGTGGCGTGCCGGATCGGTGACGAGTTCTTCGCCTATCACGACCGATGCGCGGCCTGCGGCCACACGTTCGCCGGGGCGGCGTTGGCCGATGCGACGTTGCGTTGCCCGAACTGTGGCACCGGTTTCGACGTCGTACGCGCCGGGATGAGCGTGAATTCTGCTGACCTACAGTTGGATCCGGTGCCGGTGCTGGTGCGCGACGGTGCGCCGGCGGTGGCGCTGCGCGGCCCCGCGCAGGCCGTTGCCGCGGAGGCCGTATCGTGA